A region of [Bacteroides] pectinophilus DNA encodes the following proteins:
- a CDS encoding glycosyltransferase, with protein sequence MGLSKLALDTAEKLRPVLLKIVPQSVLSSVKESIVRRNTDRLKNANIIPYDRTYREGINLIGNIRAETGLGQSTRLIADILEASGEEYVLHDFFVPPGPSMNDHTHDDKITDELPYDINIFHINASEFTLAFMNMGQNVWDHRYNIAYWLWELEEFPEEWLGCIDLVDEIWTPADFITNTLKKYTDKPVMTLPYCVEAPVSEEFDRAYFGLPDDKFLFLMMFASGSIMERKNPDSVFEAYKRAFGTDNDNVGIVVKINEYSDEDITYVRKALSGYRNVYILSDTLTKVQVNSLIKAVDVFVSLHRAEGFGLVLAEAMLNGTPTIATNWSANTEFACSEAACMVGYKMIEIEKDIPPYKKGYHWADADVDEAAGFMERLYSDRDFYDSIAENGARYVRESLNMERSTKIVKERVENIRRKLC encoded by the coding sequence ATGGGACTATCCAAATTAGCGCTGGACACAGCAGAAAAGTTAAGGCCGGTTCTTCTGAAAATTGTTCCGCAGAGTGTGCTGAGCTCTGTCAAAGAATCAATAGTAAGACGTAATACGGACAGGTTAAAGAATGCCAATATAATACCGTATGACAGAACATACCGGGAAGGGATTAATCTTATCGGTAATATCCGCGCAGAGACCGGGCTGGGACAGAGTACAAGACTGATTGCCGATATACTTGAGGCAAGCGGAGAGGAATATGTACTGCATGATTTCTTCGTGCCGCCGGGACCAAGCATGAATGACCATACGCATGATGATAAGATAACGGATGAATTACCGTATGATATCAACATTTTTCATATTAATGCAAGTGAATTCACTCTTGCATTCATGAATATGGGACAGAATGTGTGGGATCACAGGTATAATATAGCTTACTGGCTGTGGGAACTTGAAGAATTTCCGGAAGAATGGCTTGGATGCATAGATCTTGTTGACGAGATATGGACACCGGCCGATTTTATTACCAATACACTCAAAAAGTATACGGATAAGCCGGTAATGACTCTTCCGTACTGCGTTGAAGCACCAGTGTCAGAAGAATTTGACAGGGCATACTTCGGCCTGCCGGATGATAAGTTTCTGTTCCTTATGATGTTCGCAAGCGGAAGCATAATGGAGCGCAAGAATCCTGACAGTGTATTTGAAGCGTATAAGAGGGCGTTCGGAACCGATAATGACAATGTTGGAATCGTTGTCAAGATTAACGAATATTCAGATGAGGATATAACTTATGTAAGAAAGGCTCTTTCGGGATACAGGAATGTGTATATCCTTTCAGATACACTTACAAAAGTACAGGTTAACAGTCTTATCAAAGCGGTCGATGTGTTTGTGTCGCTTCACAGGGCAGAAGGCTTCGGACTTGTACTTGCAGAGGCGATGCTCAACGGCACGCCTACAATTGCAACCAACTGGTCTGCCAACACAGAATTCGCATGTTCCGAAGCAGCTTGCATGGTAGGCTATAAGATGATTGAGATAGAAAAAGACATTCCTCCGTACAAGAAGGGATACCACTGGGCTGACGCTGATGTTGATGAGGCGGCAGGCTTCATGGAACGTCTATATAGCGACAGGGATTTTTATGACAGCATAGCAGAGAATGGTGCCCGTTATGTCAGAGAATCGCTGAATATGGAGCGTTCTACAAAGATAGTGAAGGAGAGGGTGGAAAACATCCGCAGGAAGTTATGTTAA
- a CDS encoding glycosyltransferase family 4 protein, producing MVVYQLLATISFGDAVSNDTLALQEIIKKMGYKTAIFAENIDSRIPKGTAKNYSKLGRVDKNDIIIYHLSTGSKISRDFDKFKCRKIIIYHNITPPDYFKDYNDGSYRICKKGYEEVKSLADKTDYCIAVSEYNKQNLREMGFTCPIDVLPILIPFEDYDKKPNEEVIRKYSDDGWVNVLFTGRIAPNKKQEDVIRAFAYYKKYYNPKSRLFLVGSSGGMERYHRRLISYINALGVRDVIFPGHIKFDEILAYYRVADVFLCQSEHEGFCVPLVEAMKFAVPIVAYDSSAIAGTLGGSGILMKEKNPVLTAGVIDRVVKDEELRNSIIAGEKKRLEDFDNEKIAGRFEKLLADFIAKR from the coding sequence GTGGTCGTATATCAGCTTTTGGCAACAATTTCATTCGGTGATGCGGTAAGTAATGATACGCTTGCATTGCAGGAAATCATTAAAAAGATGGGGTATAAAACTGCAATTTTCGCTGAGAATATCGATTCGAGAATACCGAAAGGTACAGCGAAGAATTACTCCAAGCTTGGAAGAGTCGATAAGAATGATATAATAATATATCATCTTTCGACCGGAAGTAAGATAAGCCGTGATTTTGATAAGTTCAAATGCCGCAAGATAATAATATATCACAATATAACACCTCCGGATTATTTTAAGGATTACAATGACGGCTCATACCGTATCTGCAAGAAAGGGTATGAAGAGGTGAAGTCGCTTGCGGATAAGACAGATTACTGCATTGCAGTTTCTGAATATAACAAGCAGAATCTTCGTGAGATGGGATTTACATGTCCGATAGATGTGCTTCCGATTCTCATACCTTTTGAAGATTACGATAAGAAACCTAATGAAGAGGTCATCAGAAAGTATTCGGACGATGGCTGGGTTAATGTGCTTTTTACGGGAAGAATTGCACCTAATAAGAAGCAGGAGGATGTAATAAGGGCGTTTGCTTACTACAAAAAATATTACAATCCAAAGTCAAGACTGTTTCTTGTGGGTTCGTCAGGAGGAATGGAACGTTATCACAGAAGGCTGATAAGTTATATTAATGCACTTGGCGTAAGAGATGTAATATTCCCCGGACATATAAAGTTTGATGAGATACTTGCCTACTACAGAGTAGCGGACGTATTCCTCTGCCAGAGCGAGCATGAGGGATTCTGTGTACCGCTTGTGGAGGCCATGAAGTTCGCAGTTCCGATAGTTGCTTATGACAGCTCTGCAATAGCAGGCACACTTGGCGGCAGCGGAATACTTATGAAAGAGAAGAATCCTGTACTTACGGCAGGAGTTATAGACAGAGTTGTTAAGGATGAAGAACTTCGTAACAGCATAATTGCGGGCGAGAAGAAGAGACTTGAAGATTTTGATAATGAAAAAATAGCCGGCAGATTCGAGAAACTGCTTGCTGATTTTATTGCTAAGAGGTAG
- the rfbB gene encoding dTDP-glucose 4,6-dehydratase, with translation MKIIVTGGAGFIGGNFVHYMLKEHPEYQIICLDKLTYAGNMETLEPVMDNPNFTFVKADIADRDAVYALFEKEKPDVVVNFAAESHVDRSITDPGIFLQTNIIGTGVLLDACRIYGIKRYHQVSTDEVYGDLPLDRPDLFFTEETPLHTSSPYSASKASADLLVMAYHRTYGLPTTISRCSNNYGPYHFPEKLIPLMIANALNDKPLPVYGKGENVRDWLYVEDHCRAIDMIIHKGRVGEVYNIGGHNERTNLQVVKTVLKELGKSEDLITYVTDRPGHDRRYAIDPAKIHAELGWEPLTLFDEGIKKTVKWYLENREWWEHIISGDYQQYYEKMYKNR, from the coding sequence ATGAAGATTATTGTAACTGGTGGAGCCGGATTTATTGGTGGTAATTTTGTTCATTATATGTTAAAGGAGCATCCTGAATATCAGATTATATGTCTTGACAAGCTGACATATGCAGGTAATATGGAGACACTTGAGCCTGTTATGGACAACCCTAACTTTACATTTGTGAAGGCTGATATTGCGGACAGAGATGCGGTATATGCACTTTTTGAGAAGGAGAAGCCGGATGTAGTCGTTAACTTTGCGGCAGAAAGCCATGTTGACCGTTCAATCACTGACCCGGGAATATTCCTTCAGACTAATATTATCGGAACAGGCGTGCTTCTTGATGCATGTCGTATCTACGGAATTAAGAGATATCATCAGGTATCAACGGATGAGGTATATGGAGATCTTCCTCTTGACAGGCCGGATCTGTTCTTTACAGAAGAGACTCCGCTTCATACATCAAGTCCTTATTCAGCATCTAAGGCAAGTGCGGATCTGCTTGTAATGGCATATCACAGAACGTATGGACTGCCTACTACGATTTCAAGATGCTCTAACAATTACGGACCATACCATTTTCCGGAGAAGCTTATACCTCTTATGATTGCCAACGCACTTAACGATAAGCCACTTCCGGTATATGGCAAGGGTGAGAATGTAAGAGACTGGCTGTATGTTGAGGATCACTGCCGTGCAATAGATATGATTATTCACAAGGGACGCGTAGGAGAAGTATACAACATTGGCGGTCATAACGAGAGAACTAATCTTCAGGTTGTTAAGACTGTACTTAAGGAGCTTGGCAAGAGCGAAGACCTTATAACATATGTAACAGACAGACCGGGACATGACAGACGTTATGCAATCGACCCTGCAAAGATTCATGCAGAACTTGGCTGGGAGCCGCTTACACTGTTTGATGAAGGCATCAAGAAGACAGTTAAGTGGTATCTTGAGAACCGCGAGTGGTGGGAGCATATCATCAGCGGTGATTATCAGCAGTATTATGAGAAGATGTATAAGAACAGATAA
- a CDS encoding ABC transporter permease, with protein sequence MLKEFKEIYAYRQMIFSLVKKDLRGRYKGSVLGFMWTFVNPLLQLCVYTLVFSIIMRQDIEKYYLFLFVALIPWMFFSAALTSGSISILNQKDMVKKIYFPREVMPIADTTSNFVNMLFCFIVIFAVLLVSGWGISLYACLALPVIMVVEYIICLGIALLTSALTVYFRDLQYILGIIAMAWQYITPVMYSSERVPEELLPLWNLNPMTPVIEAYRSVLYYKTFPELDTLLSAFVLGVIVLVLGIFVFNRLEKGFAEEF encoded by the coding sequence ATGTTAAAAGAATTTAAAGAAATCTATGCTTACAGGCAGATGATATTCAGCCTGGTAAAAAAGGATTTGAGAGGACGTTATAAAGGTTCTGTGCTTGGATTCATGTGGACATTTGTCAATCCGCTGCTCCAGCTGTGTGTATACACGCTTGTATTCTCGATAATCATGAGACAGGATATAGAGAAATATTATCTTTTCCTGTTTGTTGCGCTTATACCGTGGATGTTTTTCTCTGCGGCACTTACAAGTGGTTCAATAAGTATTCTGAATCAGAAGGATATGGTTAAAAAGATATACTTCCCAAGAGAGGTAATGCCGATAGCAGATACGACAAGTAACTTCGTGAATATGCTGTTCTGTTTTATAGTTATATTTGCAGTGCTTCTTGTATCAGGATGGGGAATAAGCCTCTATGCGTGTCTTGCACTGCCTGTGATAATGGTAGTTGAATATATAATATGTCTTGGAATAGCACTGCTTACGTCAGCGCTTACAGTCTATTTCAGGGATCTGCAGTACATACTCGGGATTATTGCAATGGCATGGCAGTATATTACTCCGGTAATGTACTCATCAGAACGTGTGCCGGAAGAGCTTCTTCCCCTTTGGAATCTTAACCCTATGACACCTGTAATTGAAGCATACCGTTCGGTGCTTTATTATAAGACATTTCCTGAACTTGACACTCTTCTCTCAGCATTTGTTCTGGGAGTTATAGTACTGGTTCTTGGTATCTTTGTATTTAACAGGCTCGAGAAGGGCTTTGCGGAGGAATTTTAA
- a CDS encoding glycosyltransferase family 4 protein yields the protein METVSQKRKIALVVQRYGLEVNGGAEMLARTMAEHLKDRYDIEVLTSKAVDYVTWKDEYTADEEVINGIKVRRFGVTQPRNPKKFDAFSGKVIGRPHSMEDEEQWFDLQGPLVSGLIDYIRDHADDYDAFVFMTYLYYTTVKGLPLVKDKAVLISTAHDEPPIYLQTFEKLFLMPKGMFYLTFEEKKFVERKFGNGHIINNDGYGGSGVEIPGEVDKTRLKREKGVEHYMLYAGRIDEAKGCKELFEFFRRYKKNNPSDLKLVMIGKPAMPIPKDDDIMALGFVSEQEKYDYMAGADFLIMSSPFESLSIVVLESMTLNRPVLCNGRCDVLKGHCVRSNGGLYYKDYYEFEGCVNYLLSHPDIADGMGRNGHEYVEQNFRWDKICDRFEDVVERVCASGSGEQR from the coding sequence ATGGAGACAGTGTCACAAAAACGTAAAATTGCGCTTGTGGTGCAAAGATACGGGCTTGAAGTCAATGGTGGTGCAGAGATGCTTGCAAGAACTATGGCAGAGCATCTGAAAGACAGATATGATATCGAGGTCCTTACAAGTAAGGCTGTTGATTATGTAACGTGGAAAGATGAGTACACGGCAGATGAAGAAGTAATCAATGGAATAAAGGTTCGCAGATTTGGTGTAACTCAGCCGCGTAATCCTAAAAAGTTTGATGCATTTTCCGGTAAGGTAATCGGAAGACCGCATTCAATGGAGGATGAGGAGCAGTGGTTCGACCTGCAGGGACCGCTTGTTTCGGGACTGATAGATTATATAAGAGACCACGCAGATGACTATGATGCATTTGTGTTTATGACATATCTTTATTATACGACGGTTAAGGGACTTCCGCTTGTTAAGGATAAGGCGGTTCTTATATCGACAGCGCATGATGAGCCTCCTATATATCTTCAGACATTTGAAAAGCTGTTCCTTATGCCGAAGGGGATGTTCTATCTTACATTTGAAGAAAAAAAGTTTGTTGAAAGAAAGTTCGGCAACGGACATATAATTAATAATGACGGCTACGGCGGCTCAGGAGTCGAGATTCCGGGCGAGGTGGATAAGACAAGGCTTAAGAGGGAAAAAGGCGTTGAACACTATATGCTTTATGCCGGAAGAATAGATGAAGCCAAGGGATGTAAGGAGTTATTTGAATTCTTCAGAAGGTATAAGAAGAACAATCCGTCAGACCTTAAGCTTGTTATGATTGGTAAGCCGGCTATGCCTATTCCGAAAGATGATGACATAATGGCACTCGGATTTGTAAGCGAGCAGGAAAAGTATGATTACATGGCAGGAGCAGATTTCCTTATAATGTCGTCACCATTTGAGAGCCTTTCGATTGTTGTACTTGAGTCAATGACACTTAACAGACCGGTCCTCTGCAACGGAAGATGCGATGTCCTTAAGGGACATTGTGTTAGAAGCAATGGTGGTCTGTATTACAAGGATTATTATGAATTTGAAGGCTGTGTCAACTATCTTCTCAGTCATCCCGATATTGCAGATGGCATGGGACGTAACGGACATGAATATGTTGAGCAGAACTTCAGGTGGGATAAGATTTGTGACCGATTTGAGGATGTTGTTGAGCGCGTGTGCGCTTCCGGTTCAGGTGAACAGAGGTAG
- the rfbD gene encoding dTDP-4-dehydrorhamnose reductase codes for MKVLVTGADGQLGHDLVIELEKRGHTAIPTDRNEMDITDAEVVERVITDAAPDAVIHCAAYTAVDKAEEDVEVCRNINAQGTRNIAASCDRLGCKMMYISTDYVFDGEGTRPWEPDDEVTTPLNVYGETKYEGEQAVRELVEKFFIVRIAWVFGVNGNNFVKTMLRLGKQNGAVKVVDDQIGSPTYTPDLSVLLCDMIESDRYGTYHATNEGLCSWYEFACEIFRAAGMNDVKVTPVSSGEFPVKAKRPHNSRLNKDKLTANGFNRLPAWQDAVARYVKILESQE; via the coding sequence ATGAAGGTATTGGTAACAGGTGCTGACGGACAGCTGGGACATGATCTTGTAATAGAGCTTGAGAAGAGAGGTCATACAGCTATTCCGACAGACAGGAATGAGATGGACATTACAGATGCAGAGGTGGTTGAGCGTGTTATCACGGATGCTGCGCCTGATGCAGTGATTCATTGCGCAGCATATACGGCAGTTGATAAGGCTGAAGAAGATGTTGAAGTGTGCAGAAACATTAACGCACAGGGAACACGCAACATTGCAGCAAGCTGCGACAGACTTGGCTGTAAGATGATGTATATAAGCACGGATTATGTATTTGACGGCGAGGGTACAAGACCGTGGGAGCCTGACGATGAAGTTACAACTCCGCTTAACGTATATGGTGAGACTAAGTATGAAGGAGAGCAGGCTGTAAGGGAGCTTGTTGAAAAGTTCTTTATTGTAAGAATTGCATGGGTATTCGGAGTCAACGGCAATAATTTTGTCAAGACAATGTTAAGGCTTGGAAAGCAGAATGGGGCGGTTAAGGTTGTTGATGACCAGATAGGTTCACCAACCTATACACCGGATCTTTCGGTACTTCTGTGCGACATGATTGAGAGTGACAGATACGGAACATACCATGCAACCAACGAAGGGCTTTGCAGCTGGTATGAATTTGCATGTGAGATATTCAGGGCAGCAGGCATGAATGATGTTAAGGTTACGCCTGTAAGTTCAGGTGAATTCCCGGTTAAGGCAAAGAGACCTCATAACAGCAGACTGAACAAGGATAAGCTTACAGCTAACGGATTCAACAGATTGCCTGCATGGCAGGATGCGGTTGCAAGATATGTAAAGATTCTTGAGTCACAGGAATAG
- a CDS encoding ABC transporter ATP-binding protein, giving the protein MDSNNAIEVRNVSKHFKVYYDKGSQLKERVLFRKRNAYENRVVLDNISFSIKKGEAVGLVGKNGCGKSTTLKLLTKIIYPNSGTIEMCGRVSSLIELGAGFHPDMSGRENIYTNAAIFGLTKKEIDERLNDIIAFSELEQFIDNPVRTYSSGMYMRLAFSVAINVNADILLIDEILAVGDANFQAKCFNKLREIKAEGTTIVIVSHSLGQIEQICDRSIWIKNGKIQMEGSPKDVHLEYLDYMNTERMEMAEKERARQEAEEQANPEKADGKEAAKKKKRYGSMDCMFTKINILDADGNPQKTFRTGEEMVLDLHYECKKKVTDAVFGFGIFRSDGLWCYGTNTRIDHKDNFDIERDGSYRVDLKELMLIPAEYWVDVTIEYGEGNPVDYYKEALRFEVVSKVSDVGVLRIPHEWTLNI; this is encoded by the coding sequence ATGGATAGTAATAATGCAATTGAAGTAAGGAATGTGTCAAAGCATTTTAAGGTCTATTATGACAAGGGAAGCCAGCTCAAGGAGCGTGTGCTTTTCCGCAAACGTAATGCCTATGAGAACAGGGTTGTTCTTGATAATATTTCATTTTCAATTAAAAAAGGTGAGGCAGTCGGTCTTGTTGGTAAGAATGGCTGTGGTAAGAGTACAACGCTTAAGCTTCTTACGAAGATAATTTATCCTAATTCGGGAACAATAGAGATGTGCGGAAGAGTATCAAGCCTTATCGAGCTTGGGGCAGGCTTCCACCCTGATATGAGCGGCAGGGAGAATATCTATACTAATGCTGCGATATTTGGACTTACCAAGAAAGAGATAGATGAAAGACTTAATGATATTATTGCATTTTCAGAGCTGGAACAGTTTATAGATAATCCGGTGCGTACATATTCATCGGGTATGTATATGAGACTTGCATTTTCGGTAGCAATTAATGTTAATGCTGATATTCTGCTTATTGATGAGATTCTTGCAGTCGGCGATGCGAATTTTCAGGCCAAATGTTTTAATAAGTTAAGAGAGATTAAAGCTGAAGGAACAACGATTGTTATTGTGTCGCATTCTCTCGGACAGATAGAACAGATATGTGACCGTTCAATCTGGATTAAGAATGGAAAGATTCAGATGGAAGGTTCACCTAAGGATGTGCATCTTGAGTATCTCGATTACATGAATACAGAACGTATGGAGATGGCCGAGAAGGAACGCGCCCGTCAGGAGGCCGAGGAACAGGCTAATCCGGAGAAGGCAGACGGGAAGGAAGCAGCCAAAAAGAAGAAACGTTACGGTTCAATGGACTGTATGTTCACAAAGATTAATATTCTTGATGCTGACGGTAATCCTCAGAAGACTTTCAGGACAGGTGAGGAGATGGTTCTTGACCTTCATTATGAATGCAAGAAGAAGGTTACGGATGCCGTATTCGGCTTTGGTATATTCAGAAGTGACGGACTGTGGTGCTACGGCACTAATACAAGGATAGACCACAAGGATAATTTTGATATAGAGCGTGATGGAAGTTACAGAGTTGACCTTAAGGAGCTCATGCTTATTCCTGCCGAGTACTGGGTTGATGTAACGATAGAATACGGCGAGGGTAATCCGGTTGATTATTATAAAGAGGCCCTGAGATTTGAAGTAGTTTCCAAGGTGTCTGACGTAGGTGTTCTCAGAATACCGCATGAATGGACGCTGAATATATAG
- a CDS encoding glycosyltransferase — translation MKIAIDARSMGSRPSGVGMYLFDFLKQLIQYDELEFVLLSDVATSEYIKYFQEKGIEVRTSDRHVYKSAGVYAYFAFIKKQLEDIKPDVFWEVNSLIPVNLKGSFRTMITIHDMFPITHVKYFGRVYSIYFRHSLSKTLKNTDMILYNSHQTKLTTEAIFPEAKNIKNETAYIITNPLTKEYENTDDGYFLYIGNMEKRKGVDILLNGYREYRYRKGTKKLVVAGKMLEDDIEQLLHEVQAECGGVEYLDYVTDDKKHELYAHCSCFLFPSRAEGFGMPILEAMKHGKPVITGDLDIYKEIAGDCLNTFEMQGFNKVNFQIDSFVKKMFDYNTQIDEKAYRDAINKYSPEHLGGIVRKFIEDN, via the coding sequence GTGAAGATAGCAATAGATGCAAGGTCGATGGGCAGCAGACCCAGCGGCGTGGGGATGTATCTTTTTGATTTTTTAAAACAACTGATACAGTATGATGAATTGGAATTTGTCCTCTTATCGGATGTGGCGACAAGTGAATATATAAAGTATTTTCAGGAAAAAGGAATAGAGGTGAGAACGTCTGACCGGCACGTATACAAGAGCGCAGGGGTGTATGCGTATTTTGCATTTATTAAGAAGCAGCTGGAAGACATTAAGCCGGATGTATTCTGGGAAGTTAATTCGCTTATTCCGGTGAATCTTAAAGGCTCGTTCAGGACAATGATAACAATACATGACATGTTCCCGATAACACATGTAAAGTATTTCGGAAGAGTGTACAGTATTTACTTCAGGCACAGCCTTTCAAAGACCCTTAAGAATACAGACATGATTCTCTATAATTCGCATCAGACGAAGCTTACAACAGAGGCAATATTCCCTGAAGCGAAGAATATTAAGAATGAGACGGCGTATATTATCACGAATCCGCTCACAAAGGAATATGAGAACACAGATGACGGGTATTTTCTGTATATAGGCAATATGGAGAAACGCAAGGGGGTTGACATACTCCTTAACGGATACAGGGAATACCGTTACCGCAAAGGAACAAAGAAGCTTGTTGTGGCAGGCAAGATGCTTGAAGATGATATTGAGCAGCTTCTGCATGAGGTTCAGGCTGAATGTGGCGGTGTCGAATATCTTGATTATGTCACGGATGATAAGAAGCACGAATTATATGCACACTGTTCATGCTTTTTATTCCCATCAAGGGCTGAGGGCTTTGGAATGCCTATACTTGAGGCTATGAAGCATGGTAAGCCTGTTATTACCGGTGACCTCGATATTTATAAGGAGATTGCCGGCGACTGTCTCAATACATTTGAGATGCAGGGATTCAACAAGGTTAATTTCCAGATTGACAGTTTCGTTAAGAAAATGTTTGATTATAATACACAGATAGATGAAAAGGCATATCGGGATGCTATTAACAAATATTCTCCGGAACATCTTGGAGGCATTGTAAGAAAGTTTATTGAGGACAACTAA
- the rfbC gene encoding dTDP-4-dehydrorhamnose 3,5-epimerase: MGKIKVTTCGIEGLKVIEPAVFGDNRGYFMETYNYNDFAEAGIDCKFVQDNQSASKKGVLRGLHFQINYPQDKLVRVVNGEVFDVAVDIRKGSPTYGQWFGVVLSAENKKQFFIPKDFAHGFLVLSDYAEFCYKVTDFYHPNDEGGIIWDDKDIGIEWPVPEGMELIFSEKDTKWPGIKSLNR; this comes from the coding sequence ATGGGTAAAATTAAAGTTACAACATGCGGAATAGAAGGTCTTAAGGTTATTGAGCCGGCAGTGTTCGGTGATAACCGCGGATATTTTATGGAGACATATAATTACAATGATTTTGCAGAGGCAGGAATTGACTGTAAGTTCGTTCAGGATAACCAGTCAGCATCTAAGAAGGGCGTATTGCGCGGACTGCATTTTCAGATTAATTATCCGCAGGACAAGCTTGTAAGAGTTGTAAATGGCGAGGTATTTGATGTAGCGGTAGATATCAGAAAGGGTTCTCCGACATATGGACAGTGGTTTGGTGTTGTTCTGTCAGCTGAGAATAAGAAGCAGTTCTTTATTCCGAAGGATTTTGCCCATGGGTTCCTTGTATTATCAGATTATGCAGAATTCTGTTATAAGGTAACGGATTTTTACCATCCTAACGATGAGGGCGGAATTATATGGGATGATAAGGATATAGGAATTGAGTGGCCTGTTCCTGAAGGAATGGAACTGATATTCTCAGAGAAGGATACTAAGTGGCCGGGTATCAAATCACTTAACAGATAA
- the rfbA gene encoding glucose-1-phosphate thymidylyltransferase RfbA — MKGIILAGGSGTRLYPLTMVTSKQLLPVYDKPMIYYPMSVLMMAGIRDILIISTPNDLPNFERLFGDGSSLGINLSYKVQPSPDGLAQAFILGEEFIDGDSCAMVLGDNIFYGDGLGKHLKEAAARQDGATVFGYYVNDPERFGIVEFDGNGKAISIEEKPEHPKSNYCVTGLYFYDKNVCEYAKSIKPSARGELEITDLNRIYLEKGNLNVVTLGRGYAWLDTGTMDALSEATEFIKVVENRQGIQISAIEEIAYRNKWITKEQLLEHAARYGKSPYGAHLKQVADGRILY; from the coding sequence ATGAAAGGAATAATATTGGCTGGAGGCAGCGGTACAAGACTGTATCCGCTTACGATGGTAACAAGCAAGCAGCTTCTTCCGGTGTATGATAAACCAATGATATATTATCCGATGTCAGTTCTTATGATGGCGGGAATCAGGGATATTCTTATTATATCTACACCTAACGATTTGCCTAATTTTGAAAGGCTGTTTGGCGATGGGAGCAGTCTTGGAATTAATCTGAGTTATAAGGTACAGCCGTCACCTGACGGACTTGCACAGGCATTCATACTTGGAGAGGAGTTTATTGATGGGGATTCATGTGCAATGGTTCTCGGAGATAACATCTTCTATGGAGACGGACTTGGAAAGCATCTTAAGGAAGCTGCAGCAAGACAGGATGGGGCAACTGTATTCGGATATTATGTTAATGATCCGGAGAGATTCGGAATTGTAGAATTTGATGGGAATGGCAAGGCAATATCTATTGAAGAGAAACCGGAACATCCAAAGTCTAATTATTGCGTGACCGGTCTGTATTTTTATGATAAGAATGTATGTGAATATGCCAAGTCAATTAAGCCGTCAGCAAGAGGTGAGCTTGAGATAACAGACCTTAACAGAATCTATCTTGAGAAAGGCAATCTCAATGTCGTAACACTTGGGCGCGGATATGCGTGGCTTGATACAGGAACAATGGATGCACTTTCAGAGGCCACAGAATTCATTAAGGTTGTCGAGAACCGCCAGGGAATCCAGATTTCGGCAATTGAAGAGATTGCATACCGTAATAAGTGGATAACAAAGGAGCAGCTTCTTGAGCATGCTGCAAGATATGGCAAGTCGCCATACGGAGCGCATCTTAAGCAGGTAGCGGATGGAAGGATTCTGTACTAA